The Hymenobacter sp. DG01 sequence CCCATCAACAAGTTTCCCGAAGGCCTGACCGATGCCGACAAACAGCGCATCACAGCGGCCTACAAAAAGGCTATTCAGGAAGAGCTGGTGCCTACCTACAAAAAGCTCGGCGACTTCCTGGAAAAGGAATATCTGCCCAAGTCGCGGCCCAGCACCGGCATTGCGGCTATTCCGGGCGGCCCCGAGATGTACAAGTACTATGTGAAAACGTGGACGACTACCGACAAGACGCCTGAGGAAATCTACCAGACCGGCCAGCAGGAGGTAGCTCGCATCCGGGGCGAGATGGAGAAAGTGAAGGCGCAAGTCGGCTTTAAAGGCGACCTAAAGGCGTTCTTCGCTTCCCTGAAAACGGACCCCAAGCTGATGCCCTATAAAACCCCGGAAGATGTGCTGGGGGCTTTCCGGGCCATTCAGACCAAAATGGAGCCCAACCTGAAGAAAATGTTCGGGCGCACCCCCAAGACGCCGTTTGAAATCCGCCAGACGGAAGCTTTCCGGGCCGCATCGGCCTCGGCGGAGTACAACCCGGGTAGCCCCGACGGCTCTCGGCCGGGCGTTTTCTACATCCCGATTGTAGATGCCACTAAGTTCAACGTCACCTCCGGCATGGAGTCGTTGTTTTTGCACGAAGCCATTCCGGGCCACCATTACCAGACTTCGCTGCAGCAGGAAAACACCGATCTGCCTAAGTTCCGGCGGTTTGCCTGGTACGGGGCCATGGGCGAAGGCTGGGCCCTCTACACCGAAAGCCTGGGCAAAGAGCTGGGCCTCTACCAGGACCCCTATCAGTACATGGGCGCCCTCGGCGACGAAATGCACCGCGCCGTGCGCCTGGTAGTGGACGTGGGCATGCACACCAAAAATATGACCCGCGAAGAGGCCATTAAGTACATGCTCGACAACGAAGCCATCAGCGAAGATGGGGCCGTGGCCGAAATTGAGCGCTACATGGCCATTCCGGGCCAGGCCCTGAGCTACAAAATCGGGGCTTTGAAAATCCGGGAGCTGCGCCAGAAATACGAGCAGCAGCTGGGTGCTCATAACAACAAGCTGCGCGAGAAGTACGCCGGCCAAAGCCGCTCCCACTTCCGCCTCAGCGACTTCCACGATGAGCTGCTGAAAGATGGCGTAATGCCTCTGGCCGTGCTGGAACGCAAGATGGACACCTGGGCCGCGAATCAAAAATAGGCGCTACCTCAAGCAAAAAGGGCAACCCACCGGGTTGCCCTTTTTCGTGGTAAGCCAGCAGTAGGGCTCAGGTAGTTCCGCCACCACCGCCCGTGGTGCCGCCCCCGGAGGTGGTGCCACCCGTGGTACCCGTAGTTCCGGTGGTGCTACCCGTTGTTCCAGTTGTGCCACCGGTAGTGCCTGTTGTCCCAGTCGTACCCGTAGTGCCAGTTGTTCCAGTGGTACCCGTCGTTCCGGTGGTACCTGTAGTGCCAGTTGTTCCGGTGGTACCCGTCGTACCAGTAGTTCCGGTTGTGCCAGTCGTACCGGTCGTGCCGGTCGTGCCGGTCGTGCCGGTCGTACCCGTGGTGCCAGTCGTGCCAGTCGTGCCAGTCGTACCCGTGGTTCCCGTGGTACCCGTCGTCCCTGTTGTACCCGTGGTTCCGGTAGTACCCGTCGTTCCGGTAGTACCTGTCGTGCCAGTGGTACCTGTTGTTCCGGTAGTACCAGTGGTACTGCCACTAGTGCTGCCTGTGGTGCTACCCGAAGTGGTACCACCCGAGTTCGAGTCGTCATCGTCGTCGCAGGAGGTAAGGGCTAAAGAGCCCCATAGCATGGAGGCTAAAAGAACGGACATCCATTTGTGTTTCATAGCTTTGCTGGTGATGAGGTGGAAAGTGCTTTTGTATCAGGATATTACGGAATTTGCAAGGCCGTATTTACTCGTAAATCTGGAAGGTAAACACGGATTATCGTCAGAGAAAATGAGGGTATTCCCGGAGAAGCTGATCCGCAAACACATTACTGCTCAGGCACACAGCCCGGAGCCGGGCACGACCCGGCAACGCCCGGCTGCGTAAGAAGCTAGGGTGCCGGTCTGGAACTTACCCGGCACTACCTTTCCAGCTATGAGCAAGCATCTGTGGCAAACTGTGGGGCTTGGGGCAGTTGCCGGCCTCCGAAGCATGACGGCACCGGCCCTCTTGAGCAGCAACCTCCTCACGTATCACCCGCACGCACTGGCAGGCTCACCCCTGCGCTGGCTTCAGAAGCCATTAGTAGCGCACGGCTTGAAAGTGCTGGCCGCCAGTGAAATGACTGCCGATAAAGTCCCGCAAATGCCCGCCCGTATTGTGCCGGTATCGTTGTTGGGGCGGGCAGCAGCGGGCGCCCTCGTCGGAGCGACCCTCTATAAAATCAACCACGACAAGCAACTGACCGGGGCGCTACTAGGGGCAATGGCCGCAGTGGGCGCCACCTACGCCGGCTACTTTCTGCGCAAAAAAGCCACCCAGGCGTCCGGCCTTGCCAGCGGGGTAGTAGGCGGCCTGGAAGACGCTCTGACCCTGGGCGTTGGGCTGGCACTAACGAAGGGCACGAATGCCGGGGCCCCGCAACCCCGGCGCTGGGTGCTATAGTTCTTTTCTGAAAAACCCATGAAAAAGCCCCTGCCGGAGTACCGGTAGGGGCTTATCTATAGGAGGTTAAGCCTATGCGAGGGGGTAGGTAGTAGCATGCTAGCCTATTGCTCGCGTGTGGTTGCCTGCACCTCGCTGTTGCCGGAGGGCATGTCGCCTACGGGGGAGCCGGCGTTGTTGGGCTGGCCTTCAATGGCGGCATCCACGGAGGTTTTCTGGTTCTGGGCCGAGCCGGTGCCAATGGGTGTGTATGCCTCGTCACCACCGCTCACGCTGTCACGCATGGTTTCTATGGGCCGGGCCTTCTGGTAGGTAGAAAAATCCTGGGAAACCTGGGGGTCTTTGCCCGGCGTGTTGCGGTAGTCGCAGCCGGTGAGCGAGGCCATCAGGGCGCCAGCAGCCAGCAAAGGAAGAAAGCGTTTCATGGGAATAGAAGTCAAGGTAGAGAAAGGAAGCATCTATGCAAAGGCAAACGTACCCGGCCCGGCTGCGGTTGCGCCGGACCTTGCGGGCGCGGGCCTTACCTTTAAGCCATGCCCTTTCCTACCCTCATGAACTGGAGCGGCGGCAAAGACTCTGCCCTGGCCCTCTACCACGCCCTGCACGACCCTGCTCTGCACGTTACGGACCTGCTAACCAGCGTAAACGCCCACTACGGGCGCGTGTCCATGCACGGCGTGCGGGTAGCGCTGCTGGAAGCCCAGGCCCAGCGCATCGGCCTACCTCTCACCCAGC is a genomic window containing:
- a CDS encoding DUF885 family protein, translated to MKKLALGGLFACALLAACNQQKSTEQDSAATTETNLADIKDTKQLFDAYWEENARLFPLEATAQGDNRYNDQLPNDGTKEFRGKLQAFYQKYLNGLQKFNREELSANDKISYDIFRYDLESKLEGLRQPTWMMPFQQFWGLPLSMGQYGSGEGVQPFKTAKDYDNWLGRVRGFSVWADTAISNFRQGMKVGVVLPKALVVKMIPQMRAMETSDPTKSLFYGPINKFPEGLTDADKQRITAAYKKAIQEELVPTYKKLGDFLEKEYLPKSRPSTGIAAIPGGPEMYKYYVKTWTTTDKTPEEIYQTGQQEVARIRGEMEKVKAQVGFKGDLKAFFASLKTDPKLMPYKTPEDVLGAFRAIQTKMEPNLKKMFGRTPKTPFEIRQTEAFRAASASAEYNPGSPDGSRPGVFYIPIVDATKFNVTSGMESLFLHEAIPGHHYQTSLQQENTDLPKFRRFAWYGAMGEGWALYTESLGKELGLYQDPYQYMGALGDEMHRAVRLVVDVGMHTKNMTREEAIKYMLDNEAISEDGAVAEIERYMAIPGQALSYKIGALKIRELRQKYEQQLGAHNNKLREKYAGQSRSHFRLSDFHDELLKDGVMPLAVLERKMDTWAANQK
- a CDS encoding DUF4126 family protein, which encodes MSKHLWQTVGLGAVAGLRSMTAPALLSSNLLTYHPHALAGSPLRWLQKPLVAHGLKVLAASEMTADKVPQMPARIVPVSLLGRAAAGALVGATLYKINHDKQLTGALLGAMAAVGATYAGYFLRKKATQASGLASGVVGGLEDALTLGVGLALTKGTNAGAPQPRRWVL